The Steroidobacteraceae bacterium genomic interval GTCCCGGCATGGGTTTCATCACCTGCACGCCGTCGGCTTCCCCTGCCAGGCCCTGGTCGACCTTCAGGAACGGTACGACGTTCTTTACATCCCAGAGGTAATCAGCGGTGGGCTTGCCCGCGATGTCGCGATCCATGGTGTTCTCGAACAGGATTGCGCCCAGAATGCGCCGGCCACTAAAGGACTTGCTCGTGATGATGCGGCTGCGCATCTTGTGTACGAGAGCGAACATTTCGTCATCATTGGACCATTCGTCCTTGCCGATCCCGTAAAGGCCCAGTGCCTTCGGTGTGCTGCCGCCGCTTTGATCCAGCGCGGCGATGAATCCCGGCGCGTTTTTTACCTTGTCCAGTTGCTGATCGAAATTGCTCACGTTGATGTCCTCGAGTGCTGGGCCCATTACCCGGACCGGTCACCGACCTGCGATGGTGGGCGGTACTGGGATCGAACCAGTGACCCCTGCCGTGTGAAGGCAGTGCTCTACCGCTGAGCTAACCGCCCGGAAACCGGGAAGGGGCGCAAGTCTAGTGGCAGGTGCCGGACCCCGCAATCGTCAGCCGCGACCCACCTTCTTGACAGCGCCCAAGGCCTGCCTTACCGTCGCGCCCCTTTCGTGGGGCTATAGCTCAGCTGGGAGAGCGCTTGCATGGCATGCAAGAGGTCGGCGGTTCGATCCCGCCTAGCTCCACCAATTCTCCGAGGTCCCCATCGTCTAGAGGCCTAGGACATCGCCCTTTCACGGCGGTAACAGGGGTTCGAATCCCCTTGGGGACGCCAACTTGCGCGAACTTCTTCACAGTTTTGACCTACTGTAAGATTTCTCGACTCTGCATCGTCTAATATCCCGACGCTCGGTGTAGCCAGCTGACCCCCTCAGGTGTCGTTCAGCTTGGTTGACCTAGCATCCTGGATTCGGGCGCTTGCAGGGACCATACGGGTGAATTTCAAGTTCTTTGGCACACATGTGCATGTGCCATTTCTGATCCTGGCCATTTGCGAATCGGCTGCGCTCTGGGTTGGGGCGACTGCGGCCATTCTCCTGCTCAAGGTCGATGCCAACCTGACGGATACCTGGCACGGGCCGGCGACTTTCGCGGTACTGAGCCTCATCGCCATGTTCGCCATGGGCATGTTCAGCCGGCGGTTGCGCGAGCGAACCGCGGGCGAACTGTTGCGCCTGCTGTTCGCGGTGATCGCTGGCGTCATTGCGACGGCCTTGCTGTCGCGTCTGGTCGGCAACCACGTTCTGCCTGTCTATCTCTATTTCGTCGCCGCCGCAATGGGCTTCGTACTCGCCGCGCTGGTGCGCATCGCGCTCGGGCGCGTCATCAACGAAGACGTGTTCCGTCGCAATGTGCTGGTCTATGGCAGTGGCGCACGCGCGCAGAGCCTGGCCGGTCTGCGCCGCCGCGCCGACCAGCGCGGTTTCCGTCTGGTCGGATTTGTCCGTCCGGAAGGTGAACCCGTATCGGTCGAACAACATCGATTGCTCACCGTCAGCGATACCTTGCTGAACCTGGCTTATCGACACGACATCGACGAAATCGTCGTAGCCATGGAGGATCGACGCAAGAATTTCCCGGTAGCGCAATTGCTCGAATGCCGTCTCGCAGGCGTCGAGATCACCGAGGTCGTGACATTTTTCGAACGCGAGACGGGCAAGGTGCGCCTCGATGTGCTGCACCCCAGTTGGCTCATATTCTCCGAAGGCTTCCGCCAGGATCATGTGCGGCGCCTGTCGCAACGAGTGTTCGATCTCATCTTCGGTTGCCTTTTTCTGGTTTTTCTCTGGCCGTTCATGCTGCTGGTTGCATTGGCCATCAAGGTGGAAGATGGCCCGGGCGCGCCCGTCCTCTACCGGCAGCGGCGCGTTGGCCTGCTTGGTAAACCCTTTGAAGTCCTCAAGTTTCGCAGCATGCACACGGACGCTGAACGGGACGGCGCGCCGCGCTGGGCCAGTGAGGGCGATTCGCGCATTACCCGTGTCGGCGCGTTCATCCGCAAGGTTCGCCTCGATGAGCTGCCGCAGATATTGAACGTGATTCGCGGCGACATGAGTTTCGTGGGGCCGCGGCCGGAGCGGCCGGAATTCGTCTCGCAACTCGAGAATACGATCCCGTATTACCGGGAGCGCCATTGGGTCAAGCCCGGTATCACTGGCTGGGCACAGCTTTGCTACTCCTATGGCTCGAGCGAGCGCGATGCGTTCGAAAAGCTGCAATACGACCTTTACTACGTCAAGAACCACACGCTGCTGTTTGATCTCGTGATCCTGCTGCAGACGGTCGAAGTCATCCTCATGGGCAAGGGAGCCCGCTGAGCATGCGTGCCGACCTGTTCCTGATCAGCGGACAGGCTCTGACGGTCGCCGTGTTTGCGGTGCTCGCCGTGTTGCTACGCCCGGCCACGGCCAACTGGCGAAGTCCGGAGCGGCGCCTGTGGCTCGCGATCATTGCCACGACCATTTGGGCTGCCGTGGACCTTTGGCAGCTCCTGGACCCTGCGGTCGCGCCTTGGCTGCCGATGGTTTGCGAGTCGCTGATGCTCGCCGCCTGGGGCTGGATGCTAGGGGCTGCGCTCGCGCTCACGACCGGTAATGCGCTGCTCGCGCGTCTTGCGGCGTGGTCGAGTGCACTCGCCGTCCCGGCGGTCATTGCGTCGGCCCTGACGCCCTCACGCGCAAATGTCGCGATCGTCCTGATCGTGCTTGCAACTGTGTTGTTGCTCGCCATCGAGAATGTCGTGCGCAATTCGACGAGTGAAGCGCGGCCGGCCACGCGTCTGCTGGCCTTGGGTATCGGCGGAATTGCTGCCCTGACCCTCCTGAACAACGCGAGTTTCGCGCTTTTTGGCGAGCCAGAGGCTTGGTTGCATGTGACCAGGTCGTACGTTAGCGCCGCCTGTGGCGCTTGCCTAGCGCTCGCGGCACGGCGCATGCCCAGCTGGTCGGTCGGGTTGTTCGTTTCGCGCCAGGTTGCCTTCTACGCGACCTCTGCGGTGCTGGTCGGGGCCTATCTCCTCATCGCAAGTGTCGGCAGCTGGGCGCTCGCGCAGCGCGCCGGTGACTGGTTGCGCCCGGCACTGCTGGTATTTTCCGCCATGGCAGTCATTGCGCTGGCGGCGCTGCTGGGTTCCAGGCCTCTGCGTCAACGCCTGCGGGTATTTCTCAGCAAACATTTTTATCGCAATCGTTACGACTACCGGCTCGAATGGCTGCGATTCATCTCGACACTGTCCACGGCCACCGATGCCGATACGGTACCCGCCACCGCGATGCGCGCGGTTGCGCAGATCGTGGGTAGTCCGGGAGCGCAGCTATGGTTGCTGGACCGTGAATCACGCCAGTTCGCGCCGGTCGACAGCTGGCGGATGGATTCTGGCGCACCCTCAACGGCGCTGGTCCGTGACGAGCAACCCGTGGCCGAGGAGGCTGCGCTGCCACGTTATCTGCGTGACAGCGGCTGGCTGATCGACTTTCAGGAGCTTGCTGCTCGAGCGCAGCTCTATAGCGGACTGGAAGAGGGTGAGCGAACCCGCCTCGCCGAGACGCACCGCGGACTACTCGTGCCGTTGCTGCATGTCGAGCAGCTGGTGGGCTGGATGTTGCTCGAACGACCGGCTTCGCTTGGAACGCTCACATTCGAGGACCGGGATCTCCTCAAGATTGCCGGTCGCCAGGTTGCCGTGCATCTCGCCCAGGTCGACAGCGACCGGCGGCTCGCAATGGCACGCCAGTTCGAGGCATACAACCGCATGACGGCCTTCGTCATGCATGACCTGCGTAATCTGCTCGCCCAGCTGAACCTCATTGCGCAGAACGCCACCCGCCATCGGCGCAATCCGGATTTCGTCGACGATGCCATGAGCACGATTTCGCATTCGGCTGACCGCATCAGCAAATTGCTTGCGCAACTGCGCCAGGGCGATGCGACCGGCGAATTGCGGCGCTTTGATCTCGCCCAGCTTATCGAGCGCTCCCTGCTGCGACTCGGTTCGCGTAATCCGGTACCAGCGTTCGAGTGCCGGGAGTTTCCAATCGTCGATGCCGATCCGGAGCGGCTGGCTGCGGTGTTCGAGCACGCCGTGCGCAATGCGCAGGATGCGACGGCGGAATCGGGCGCGATTGCCGTAGCGGTCGGTTTCCGGGAGCGCCGTGCCTACATCGAAATTGCCGATACCGGCGTTGGCATGAGCGATGAGTTCGTCCGTGAGCGACTCTTTCGCCCGTTCGACAGCACCAAAGGATCCCGTGGGATGGGCATCGGTGCGTTCCAGATACGCGAATACATGCGCTCGATTGGTGGTGATGTGCAGGTCAATTCGCAACCCGGCGTGGGTACCCGTTTCCTGATGTTGTTTCCGGTCAAGGAGGCTGCCGAAATTCGGCAGAGCGCGTGATGGCAGACTCGTCTGGCAAGTTGTTGATCGTCGAGGACGATGCGGGTCTGCGTGCCCAGCTGCGCTGGTGCTTCGAAGGCATGGACGTCGGTTTTGCCGAAAATCGCAACGAAGCAGTGACCTATGTGCGCCGTCACGAGCCCGCCGTCGTGCTGCAGGACCTGGGGCTTCCGCCCGATGAAGCCGGTACGGCCGAGGGCTTCGCAACGCTTGCGGAAATTCTCTCGCTGGCGCCACGAACCAAGGTCATTGTCGTTACCGGCAACCACGAACGCGAAAGCGCCCTGCGCGCTATTGAAATGGGCGCGAGTGATTTCTACGAGAAGCCCGTCGATGTCGATGTCCTGCGGCTGATCGTCAAGCGCGCGTTCCATGTCGCTGCACTGGAGGAGGAACTGGCCCAGTTGCGCGGCACGAGCGGGCGCGGCGCCATCGAAGGCCTGATTGCCACCGATCCGGCCATGTTGCAGGTCTGCCGCATGATCGAAAAAGTGGCTCCGGCCGATGTGGCCGTGCTCGTGCTGGGTGAGAGCGGCACAGGCAAGGAGTTGATCTCCCGGGCGGTGCACGATTTGAGTCCGCGCCGCGAGGCCCGCTTCCAGGCAATCAATTGCGCGGCCATACCCGAACAGCTTCTCGAAGCTGAATTGTTCGGCTATGAGAAGGGGGCGTTCACCGGGGCGGTGCGCCAGACGCTGGGCAAGGTGGAGCTCGCTGACAAGGGCACGCTGTTTCTCGACGAGATTGGCGATATGCCGCTTGCGCTGCAAGCAAAGTTGCTGCGTTTCCTGCAGAACAAGGTCATCGAGCGGGTCGGCGGCAGGCAGGAAATCCCGGTCGATGTGCGGGTTGTTGCGGCAACCAATCAGGATCTCGAGTCGCTCATTCGCGAACAGAAGTTTCGCCAGGACCTCTACTACAGGTTGAGCGAGGTCAATATTACGGTGCCGGCATTGCGTGATCGTCGCGAGGACATCATCGCCATCGCGAATTTCATGCTGCGCAAACACAGCGCGCTCAGCGACAAACCCAAGCGCGGTTTTTCGGACGATGCCAACCTCGCCATGACTCACTACAGCTGGCCGGGCAATGTTCGCGAGCTCGAGAACAAGGTCAAGGCCGCAGCGCTGCTCGGCGATGGTACGTTGATTACTGCGCAGGACCTCGGCCTGAGCGGGCCGGCGGCCACCTCGGTTCCGCTCAATCTCAAGGAAGCGCGCAATCGTGCCGAACGGCAGGCGGTCGCGCTCGCAATGTCGGTATGCAATGGCAACATATCGAAGGCATCGGAGCTCCTCGGGGTGGCGCGGCCGACGCTCTACGACTTGCTGTCACGCCATGGCGATTGCGATACGCGCCAGGCGGGCGAGGGATAGATGAGCATGTCGGTTCAGGGCACACAACCGCTTCGGCTGCTGCTCCTCCTGCTCGCCGCCGGTGTGGTCGCCAGTTGCGATGCGGTCCGAAGCCCGGACGAGATCGTCGCACGGGCGCAGACCTTGATTCAGGACGGCAAACCGCTCGAGGCGCGTGTGCGGCTCAAGAGCCTGCTGCAGCGAAATCCCGACGCGGATGCGGCACGGTTGCTCCTGGCACGGGTTCTTTTCGATCTGGGTGAGGTCGAGGGCGCCGCAACCGAGCTGTCGCGATTCTCTCCGGAGCGCATTGCGGCGCTCGGCGCAATGCCGCTGCATGTTCGCGTCCTGCTCGCGCAAGGTGCATCGGCTCGTGTACTTGGCCTGCTGGATGAGGGCAAGGTCGAGTTGCCTGCAAGGGAGGCACTGATCGTGCGTTCCGAGGCGCTGCGTGCCGAAGGACGCGGTGTGGAGAGCCTGGCCGCCTTGCGCCAAGCGGCCACGGAGCAACCCAAGGATGCAGGCATTGCGGTTGAACTCGGCATGGCGCTCGCCGATAGCGGCAATTTCCCGGCGGCTCTCGAGGTGCTCGACCAGGTCCTGAATACAGCTCAACCCGATGCGGATGCCTTGGTCGAGCGCGGCCTGCTCAAGCTACGTGGCGGCCAGGCGGACTCAGCCGGGGCCGATTTTTCCCGCGCTCTCGACACCGCCCTGCCGGCATGGCCCCTCGCGCGTCGCCAGCGCGCGGAGCTGCTGGCGCTCGATGCAGAAATCGCGGGCGGTAATATCGACGAAGCCAGGGCGCGCCTCGAACGCTTGCAGGGGTCGGGACCTGCGAGTGTGGGTGTCGTGCTTGCAGATGCACGTATCGCGTTGTTCGAAGGTCGTGCGGGAGAGGCGGTCGATCAACTGCAGCGCGTTCGACAGGTCGTGCGCGGCAACGTGGCGGTCGATTCGCTATATGCACGCGCGCTCCTCGACAACGGCAACGAGTCGCTCGCGCGGGATGTGCTCGAGTCGCTCTACAAGGAAAACAGCCGCGACGTCGGCGTGCGCAATTTCCTGGCGCAGGTCTTGTTCAGGCAACGGCGTATCGATGACGTCGTGCGACTCCTGAGCGATGGCGACTGGGCGGACGATACGCCTGATGCATTTGCGGCCGGCCTGCTGGCAACTGCCCGCGCGAGCCAGGAGCGCTATGCGGTCGCGGTGGCGAAGCTCGATGCCAGGCGCGAATCACCTGCACGAGACACCGAAAGCCAGCTGCAGCGCGCTGCGGCCGAGCTCGATGCCGGCCACGCCGATCAGGCGCTGAAAATCCTTGGCGGCGCGACCAGCACCGCCGAGCCGCAATTCGCCTATCTCAAGATGCGCGCAATGATTGCGAGTACGCGACGGGCCGATGCAGTCAAGTATGCCGCGGCACTGGCCGAATTGCCGCAAACCGGCACCGGTTCCCTGATTGCGGCCGCGGATGCCGCGATGTCGCTCGGCGAGGAGGAAATCGGCGCCGGCTTGATCGATCGCGCCTACGCATTGGCGCCAACGAATGCGGACGTACTGCTCCGGCGCGCTTCGCTGGCTTTTGTGCGGCGGGATCTTGCCGGCGCGCGCGCAGCGCTGCTGGCGATACCGTCGAGCGC includes:
- a CDS encoding TIGR03013 family PEP-CTERM/XrtA system glycosyltransferase yields the protein MNFKFFGTHVHVPFLILAICESAALWVGATAAILLLKVDANLTDTWHGPATFAVLSLIAMFAMGMFSRRLRERTAGELLRLLFAVIAGVIATALLSRLVGNHVLPVYLYFVAAAMGFVLAALVRIALGRVINEDVFRRNVLVYGSGARAQSLAGLRRRADQRGFRLVGFVRPEGEPVSVEQHRLLTVSDTLLNLAYRHDIDEIVVAMEDRRKNFPVAQLLECRLAGVEITEVVTFFERETGKVRLDVLHPSWLIFSEGFRQDHVRRLSQRVFDLIFGCLFLVFLWPFMLLVALAIKVEDGPGAPVLYRQRRVGLLGKPFEVLKFRSMHTDAERDGAPRWASEGDSRITRVGAFIRKVRLDELPQILNVIRGDMSFVGPRPERPEFVSQLENTIPYYRERHWVKPGITGWAQLCYSYGSSERDAFEKLQYDLYYVKNHTLLFDLVILLQTVEVILMGKGAR
- the prsK gene encoding PEP-CTERM system histidine kinase PrsK, translated to MRADLFLISGQALTVAVFAVLAVLLRPATANWRSPERRLWLAIIATTIWAAVDLWQLLDPAVAPWLPMVCESLMLAAWGWMLGAALALTTGNALLARLAAWSSALAVPAVIASALTPSRANVAIVLIVLATVLLLAIENVVRNSTSEARPATRLLALGIGGIAALTLLNNASFALFGEPEAWLHVTRSYVSAACGACLALAARRMPSWSVGLFVSRQVAFYATSAVLVGAYLLIASVGSWALAQRAGDWLRPALLVFSAMAVIALAALLGSRPLRQRLRVFLSKHFYRNRYDYRLEWLRFISTLSTATDADTVPATAMRAVAQIVGSPGAQLWLLDRESRQFAPVDSWRMDSGAPSTALVRDEQPVAEEAALPRYLRDSGWLIDFQELAARAQLYSGLEEGERTRLAETHRGLLVPLLHVEQLVGWMLLERPASLGTLTFEDRDLLKIAGRQVAVHLAQVDSDRRLAMARQFEAYNRMTAFVMHDLRNLLAQLNLIAQNATRHRRNPDFVDDAMSTISHSADRISKLLAQLRQGDATGELRRFDLAQLIERSLLRLGSRNPVPAFECREFPIVDADPERLAAVFEHAVRNAQDATAESGAIAVAVGFRERRAYIEIADTGVGMSDEFVRERLFRPFDSTKGSRGMGIGAFQIREYMRSIGGDVQVNSQPGVGTRFLMLFPVKEAAEIRQSA
- the prsR gene encoding PEP-CTERM-box response regulator transcription factor; translated protein: MADSSGKLLIVEDDAGLRAQLRWCFEGMDVGFAENRNEAVTYVRRHEPAVVLQDLGLPPDEAGTAEGFATLAEILSLAPRTKVIVVTGNHERESALRAIEMGASDFYEKPVDVDVLRLIVKRAFHVAALEEELAQLRGTSGRGAIEGLIATDPAMLQVCRMIEKVAPADVAVLVLGESGTGKELISRAVHDLSPRREARFQAINCAAIPEQLLEAELFGYEKGAFTGAVRQTLGKVELADKGTLFLDEIGDMPLALQAKLLRFLQNKVIERVGGRQEIPVDVRVVAATNQDLESLIREQKFRQDLYYRLSEVNITVPALRDRREDIIAIANFMLRKHSALSDKPKRGFSDDANLAMTHYSWPGNVRELENKVKAAALLGDGTLITAQDLGLSGPAATSVPLNLKEARNRAERQAVALAMSVCNGNISKASELLGVARPTLYDLLSRHGDCDTRQAGEG
- a CDS encoding tetratricopeptide repeat protein, producing MSMSVQGTQPLRLLLLLLAAGVVASCDAVRSPDEIVARAQTLIQDGKPLEARVRLKSLLQRNPDADAARLLLARVLFDLGEVEGAATELSRFSPERIAALGAMPLHVRVLLAQGASARVLGLLDEGKVELPAREALIVRSEALRAEGRGVESLAALRQAATEQPKDAGIAVELGMALADSGNFPAALEVLDQVLNTAQPDADALVERGLLKLRGGQADSAGADFSRALDTALPAWPLARRQRAELLALDAEIAGGNIDEARARLERLQGSGPASVGVVLADARIALFEGRAGEAVDQLQRVRQVVRGNVAVDSLYARALLDNGNESLARDVLESLYKENSRDVGVRNFLAQVLFRQRRIDDVVRLLSDGDWADDTPDAFAAGLLATARASQERYAVAVAKLDARRESPARDTESQLQRAAAELDAGHADQALKILGGATSTAEPQFAYLKMRAMIASTRRADAVKYAAALAELPQTGTGSLIAAADAAMSLGEEEIGAGLIDRAYALAPTNADVLLRRASLAFVRRDLAGARAALLAIPSSAATLERVQLGLAQIARAQKNYSEARQLLAAAAERAPRSVAVALARADNEADAGQLQVAAEIFARLLEVAPADGMAAHAAGRWWLQHRQYPQAVALLRLACEQDAGNAAYWVDMARAQMTSGDTAAARDALRRAGLADPAALPPRLVLARLDLAAGNAVAALEDAKRLAAGFPNQADAWLLYGDAAQASGAPAKAAELFARAYGLQPSRAAAVRGFVARRAAGLAAPTQPLQEWLVAHEDDAAARSVLAQHWMQTGALQLARDEFAQVVARQPGDVVALNNLAWLLTDEFPAKAEEYGRRALAIEPGNAAILDTLGWILVKTGKIPEATQLLAEAVRIDATDSASRYHYAVALSRASRKNEALSIASALLGGKLTTDLRRNTESLLKELQ